One Telluria mixta DNA window includes the following coding sequences:
- a CDS encoding methyl-accepting chemotaxis protein, with the protein MRTNLPVTGIEYPLQDGQSIVSKTDTKGRITYVNPTFIEVSGFSEDELIGKAHNIVRHPDMPPAAFADLWQTLQAGEPWTGLVKNRRKNGDFYWVVANVVPIKEEGTTVGYMSVRTRPARDQVERAEALYQRLRDGGADGLAIRRGAVVRTAWWARLLDLRTLPLGRRLGVMMSAQALLMLVLACVTQAWGWRLLALAGAALTLLAWAELHRSIVAPMHRALDGVYALAGGDLSRPPARGRDDEMGRLLLALRQLNINLTAIVGDVRTSVGAIHAATRDIATGNHDLARRTEAQAASLEQTAASLAHIAAKAGQNTDSAERADGLVGEASRVAGRGGAAVLEVGTTMGQISGSATRIVDIIGLIDGIAFQTNILALNAAVEAARAGEQGRGFAVVAGEVRSLAQRSAGAAKEIKALIEDSVHQVGQGNELVDAAGQTMRQVVSSVQDAAAIMGDITTASRAQNEGIAEVNAAMVELDGITRENAALVEESAMASASVAEQAGHLGQVLSVFKIGRR; encoded by the coding sequence TTGCGTACCAACCTACCCGTTACGGGCATCGAATATCCGTTACAGGACGGCCAGTCCATCGTCTCGAAGACGGACACCAAGGGCCGCATTACCTATGTCAATCCCACCTTCATCGAAGTCAGCGGCTTCAGCGAAGACGAGCTGATCGGCAAGGCCCACAACATCGTCCGCCACCCGGACATGCCGCCGGCAGCGTTCGCCGACCTGTGGCAAACGCTGCAGGCGGGCGAACCGTGGACAGGACTCGTGAAAAATCGTCGAAAAAACGGCGATTTCTACTGGGTCGTGGCGAACGTCGTGCCCATCAAGGAGGAGGGGACGACGGTCGGCTACATGTCCGTGCGCACCCGTCCCGCGCGCGACCAGGTCGAACGGGCCGAAGCCCTCTATCAACGCCTGCGCGACGGCGGGGCGGATGGATTGGCGATCCGGCGCGGCGCCGTCGTCCGCACCGCGTGGTGGGCGCGCCTGCTCGACTTGCGTACCCTGCCGCTGGGCCGGCGTCTCGGCGTCATGATGAGCGCGCAGGCCTTGCTGATGCTCGTGCTGGCGTGCGTCACCCAGGCCTGGGGCTGGCGCCTGCTCGCCCTGGCCGGCGCGGCGCTGACCTTGCTGGCCTGGGCCGAGCTGCACCGGTCCATCGTGGCGCCGATGCACCGGGCGCTGGACGGCGTGTATGCGCTGGCCGGAGGCGATCTGTCGCGTCCGCCCGCACGGGGACGCGACGACGAAATGGGCCGCCTGCTGCTCGCGCTGCGCCAGTTGAACATCAACCTGACGGCGATCGTGGGCGACGTGCGCACGAGCGTCGGGGCGATCCACGCGGCCACGCGCGACATCGCCACGGGCAACCACGACCTGGCGCGCCGCACGGAAGCGCAGGCGGCCAGTCTGGAGCAGACGGCCGCGAGCCTTGCCCACATCGCGGCGAAGGCGGGGCAGAACACGGACAGCGCCGAGCGCGCCGACGGCCTCGTGGGCGAGGCGTCGCGGGTGGCGGGGCGGGGCGGCGCGGCCGTGCTGGAAGTCGGCACGACGATGGGCCAGATCAGCGGGTCGGCCACGCGCATCGTCGACATCATCGGCCTGATCGACGGCATCGCGTTCCAGACGAACATCCTCGCGCTGAACGCGGCGGTGGAGGCGGCGCGCGCGGGCGAGCAGGGCCGCGGCTTCGCCGTCGTGGCGGGGGAGGTCCGCAGCCTGGCCCAGCGCTCGGCCGGGGCGGCGAAAGAGATCAAGGCGCTGATCGAGGATTCCGTGCACCAGGTCGGGCAAGGCAACGAACTGGTCGACGCGGCCGGCCAGACGATGCGCCAGGTCGTGAGCTCGGTGCAGGACGCGGCCGCCATCATGGGCGACATCACCACGGCGTCGCGCGCGCAGAACGAGGGCATCGCGGAAGTGAACGCGGCGATGGTCGAACTCGACGGCATCACGCGCGAGAACGCGGCCCTCGTGGAGGAATCGGCCATGGCGTCCGCCAGCGTGGCGGAGCAGGCGGGGCATCTGGGCCAGGTGTTGTCGGTTTTTAAAATCGGCCGTCGATAA
- the hemN gene encoding oxygen-independent coproporphyrinogen III oxidase, whose translation MLDVVPAFQPVVEFDADLIARLSRNGPRYTSYPTADRFTESFGYRDFLHAVADLRTRGGGKPLSLYLHIPFCDTVCYYCACNKIVTKNREKAATYLGYLKREAEMQGRLFAGINEVEQLHFGGGTPTYLSDAQMEDLMAHLRRSFRFAPDAVGEYSIEIDPRTVSQERVHSLRRQGFNRISLGVQDFDPDVQRAVNRIQPEAETRAIIAAARAAEFRSVSIDLIYGLPKQTPDTMRATLDKVIAASPDRIAVYHYAHLPHLFKPQRRIDEADMPDSDTKLRMLQLCIERLTAAGYVYIGMDHFARPDDDLAVAQRQGRLHRNFQGYSTHADTDLVACGVSAIGAVGATYSQNVKTLDAYYDALDRNELPVARGVRLSMDDALRRSVIQKLMCQFELSIAAIELAFPIAFDTYFAREMAQLAELERDGLVELAPDWISVTLKGRLLIRNVCMVFDRYLATRGPATHSRTV comes from the coding sequence ATGTTAGACGTAGTTCCCGCATTCCAGCCCGTCGTCGAGTTCGACGCGGACCTGATCGCCCGGCTGAGCCGCAACGGCCCCCGCTACACGTCGTACCCGACGGCGGACCGCTTCACGGAATCGTTCGGCTACCGCGATTTTCTCCACGCCGTGGCCGACCTGCGCACGCGCGGCGGCGGCAAACCGCTGTCGCTGTACCTGCACATCCCGTTCTGCGACACGGTCTGCTACTACTGCGCCTGTAACAAGATCGTCACGAAGAACCGCGAGAAGGCGGCGACATACCTGGGTTACCTGAAACGCGAAGCCGAGATGCAGGGCCGCCTGTTCGCCGGCATCAACGAGGTCGAGCAGCTGCACTTTGGCGGCGGCACGCCGACTTACCTCTCCGACGCGCAGATGGAAGACCTGATGGCCCACCTGCGCAGGAGTTTTCGCTTCGCGCCGGATGCCGTCGGCGAATACTCCATCGAGATCGACCCGCGCACCGTGTCGCAGGAGCGCGTGCACAGCCTGCGGCGCCAGGGTTTCAACCGCATCAGCCTCGGCGTGCAGGACTTCGATCCCGACGTGCAGCGCGCCGTCAACCGCATCCAGCCCGAGGCCGAGACGCGTGCCATCATCGCGGCCGCGCGCGCCGCGGAGTTCCGCTCCGTCAGCATCGACCTGATCTACGGCCTGCCGAAGCAGACGCCGGACACGATGCGTGCCACCCTCGACAAGGTCATCGCCGCGTCGCCGGACCGCATCGCCGTGTACCACTACGCGCACCTGCCGCATCTGTTCAAGCCGCAGCGCCGCATCGACGAAGCGGACATGCCCGACAGCGACACGAAGCTGCGCATGCTCCAGCTGTGCATCGAACGCCTGACGGCCGCGGGCTATGTCTACATCGGCATGGACCATTTCGCCCGTCCGGACGACGACCTCGCCGTCGCGCAACGGCAGGGCCGCCTGCACCGCAACTTCCAGGGCTATTCCACGCATGCCGATACGGACCTCGTCGCCTGCGGCGTGTCGGCCATCGGCGCCGTCGGCGCCACGTACAGCCAGAACGTCAAGACGCTGGACGCCTATTACGATGCGCTCGACCGCAACGAGCTGCCGGTGGCGCGCGGCGTGCGGCTGTCGATGGACGATGCGCTGCGCCGCAGCGTGATCCAGAAGCTGATGTGCCAGTTCGAACTGTCCATCGCCGCCATCGAACTCGCGTTCCCGATCGCGTTCGACACTTATTTCGCCCGCGAGATGGCGCAGTTGGCCGAACTGGAACGAGATGGACTCGTCGAACTCGCGCCGGACTGGATCAGCGTCACCCTGAAGGGCCGCCTGCTGATCCGCAACGTGTGCATGGTGTTCGACCGCTACCTGGCCACGCGCGGGCCGGCTACGCACTCCAGGACGGTGTGA
- a CDS encoding heavy metal translocating P-type ATPase: MSAAVLDAAACWHCGQPAPAASPWSAVVDGESRTMCCPGCAAAAQAIADAGLADYYDNRTEFAVRIGDEADLAALRAYDDAPDAGDVVFTIEGIRCAACVWLIERRVNALPGVTEALLNVATERLRVHWDPSVCRASDILATLRAIGYTAYPLDAERQAAHLERERKTLFRRLFVAGLAMMQVMMYAVPVYLATDGTMDADMRALMQWAALLLTVPAVAYSAWPFLQGAWMDLRRGVAGMDVPVALGILAASGASVVAVVRGHGDVYFDSITMFVFLLLGSRYLELDARRRAARALEGLQRAAPATAQRFVIYPASRATDTVAAGALVPGDVVLVPPGQAVPADGVILEGDTEVDLALLTGESRTRALGPGAQLPGGAVNVAQAIVVRVTSSARDSTLALLVRLVERAGQDKPALALWADRVGAWFVLALLVLTVVVCAGWYLVDPARAWPAAIAVLVVSCPCALSLATPTALAAATDRLLRRGALAVKPHVLETLGRATHVVFDKTGTLTYGHPVLRQTVTFGGASRRMALQLAAALEAGSAHPLAQAIRDAAGPAALAAGMVNQVVGKGIEGEIGGRRYRLGNAAFVAGIACGEAPGGQASGVTAVWLGTTSGWVARFDLVDDIRPEARDVVAGLRAAGKTVVLLSGDDEEAAQDVAMQLGIAHALGHQLPEDKLSVVRGLQREGAVVAMVGDGINDAAVLSGADVSFAMGQGAQLAQLHADCVLLGEGLRPLAAALDTAAATLRVIRQNLGWAMLYNVAAIPAAASGLLNPWLSGVGMAASSALVVLNAARLRRE; the protein is encoded by the coding sequence ATGAGCGCGGCCGTCCTCGACGCCGCCGCATGCTGGCATTGCGGCCAGCCGGCACCGGCCGCGAGTCCGTGGTCGGCCGTCGTCGACGGCGAAAGCCGCACCATGTGCTGCCCCGGCTGCGCCGCAGCCGCGCAGGCCATCGCGGATGCGGGCCTCGCCGACTATTACGACAACCGCACCGAATTCGCCGTGCGCATCGGCGATGAGGCCGACCTGGCGGCCTTGCGCGCGTACGACGACGCGCCCGATGCGGGCGATGTCGTCTTCACCATCGAAGGCATCCGTTGCGCCGCGTGCGTGTGGCTGATCGAGCGCCGGGTGAATGCGCTGCCGGGCGTGACGGAGGCGCTGCTGAACGTGGCGACGGAGCGGCTGCGCGTGCACTGGGACCCGTCCGTGTGCCGCGCCAGCGACATCCTCGCCACCTTGCGCGCGATCGGCTACACCGCGTATCCGCTGGACGCCGAGCGCCAGGCCGCACACCTCGAACGGGAGCGCAAGACGCTGTTCCGCCGGCTGTTCGTGGCGGGCCTGGCGATGATGCAGGTGATGATGTACGCGGTTCCTGTCTACCTCGCCACGGACGGCACGATGGATGCCGACATGCGCGCGCTGATGCAGTGGGCCGCGCTGCTGCTGACCGTGCCTGCCGTCGCGTACTCGGCGTGGCCGTTCCTCCAGGGCGCGTGGATGGACCTGCGGCGCGGCGTGGCCGGCATGGACGTGCCGGTGGCGCTGGGCATTCTCGCGGCATCCGGCGCGAGCGTCGTCGCGGTCGTGCGCGGTCATGGCGACGTGTATTTCGATTCGATCACGATGTTCGTGTTCCTGCTGCTGGGCAGCCGCTACCTGGAGCTGGACGCGCGCCGGCGCGCCGCGCGCGCGCTCGAAGGCCTGCAGCGCGCGGCACCCGCGACGGCGCAGCGCTTCGTCATCTATCCGGCGTCGCGCGCGACGGACACCGTTGCCGCCGGCGCGCTCGTTCCGGGCGACGTCGTGCTCGTGCCGCCGGGCCAGGCCGTGCCCGCCGACGGCGTCATCCTCGAAGGCGACACGGAAGTCGACCTCGCGCTGCTGACGGGCGAGAGCCGCACGCGCGCGCTGGGGCCGGGCGCGCAACTGCCCGGTGGCGCCGTCAACGTCGCGCAGGCGATCGTCGTGCGCGTGACGAGCAGTGCGCGCGACAGCACGCTGGCGCTGCTGGTGCGCCTCGTCGAACGCGCCGGCCAGGACAAGCCCGCGCTGGCGCTGTGGGCCGACCGCGTGGGCGCGTGGTTCGTGCTCGCGCTGCTGGTGCTGACCGTCGTCGTGTGCGCGGGCTGGTATCTCGTCGATCCGGCACGTGCGTGGCCGGCCGCGATCGCGGTGCTCGTCGTGTCGTGCCCGTGCGCGCTGTCGCTGGCGACGCCGACGGCGCTGGCCGCCGCCACGGACCGCCTGCTGCGGCGCGGGGCGCTGGCCGTCAAGCCGCACGTGCTGGAAACGCTGGGCCGCGCCACGCACGTCGTGTTCGACAAGACCGGCACGCTGACGTATGGCCACCCCGTGCTGCGCCAGACCGTGACGTTCGGCGGCGCGAGCCGGCGCATGGCGCTGCAGCTTGCCGCGGCGCTGGAAGCGGGCAGCGCGCACCCGCTGGCGCAGGCGATCCGCGACGCGGCCGGGCCGGCGGCGCTGGCGGCCGGCATGGTGAACCAGGTCGTGGGCAAAGGTATCGAGGGCGAGATCGGCGGCCGCCGTTACCGTCTCGGCAACGCCGCGTTCGTGGCGGGCATCGCGTGCGGTGAGGCGCCGGGCGGCCAGGCCAGTGGCGTCACGGCCGTGTGGCTCGGCACGACGTCCGGCTGGGTCGCGCGCTTCGACCTCGTCGATGACATCCGGCCGGAGGCGCGCGACGTCGTGGCCGGCTTGCGTGCGGCCGGCAAGACGGTCGTGCTGCTGTCCGGCGACGACGAGGAGGCCGCACAGGACGTCGCCATGCAGCTCGGCATCGCGCATGCGCTGGGCCACCAGCTGCCCGAAGACAAGCTCTCCGTCGTGCGCGGCCTGCAGCGCGAAGGCGCCGTCGTGGCGATGGTCGGCGACGGCATCAACGACGCGGCCGTGCTGTCGGGTGCCGACGTGAGCTTCGCGATGGGGCAGGGCGCGCAACTGGCGCAACTGCATGCCGACTGCGTGCTGCTGGGTGAAGGCCTGCGCCCGCTGGCGGCCGCGCTGGACACGGCGGCCGCCACCCTGCGCGTGATCCGCCAGAACCTGGGCTGGGCGATGCTGTACAACGTGGCGGCGATTCCGGCGGCCGCGAGCGGCCTGCTGAATCCGTGGCTGTCGGGCGTGGGCATGGCCGCGAGTTCGGCGCTCGTCGTGCTCAATGCGGCGCGCCTGAGGAGGGAATGA
- a CDS encoding 4-phosphopantetheinyl transferase, giving the protein MDHALAVRWWAGGGFAEAPASDVLHIVGVCGQPDRATARRTIRLALLAALAEASGLPAAAIQLCGAPGEAPYALLDGHRIGLSISHDGHLSVAAFRLDAGAVGIDLMQVTDVPDWQAVARDYLGPGCAATLTGMPAFARAWSEREARLKCRGLALAEWSASDEPLLSACSCLSLVLPDGYVGSVAVLPD; this is encoded by the coding sequence ATGGACCACGCATTGGCCGTGCGCTGGTGGGCTGGCGGCGGCTTTGCGGAGGCGCCGGCGTCCGACGTTTTGCACATCGTTGGCGTGTGCGGGCAGCCGGACCGCGCGACGGCGCGGCGTACGATTCGTTTGGCGCTGCTCGCCGCGCTGGCGGAGGCGAGCGGGTTGCCTGCTGCAGCCATCCAACTGTGCGGCGCGCCGGGTGAAGCACCGTATGCCCTGCTCGACGGCCATCGCATCGGGCTGTCGATCAGCCACGACGGCCACCTGTCCGTGGCAGCCTTCCGGCTGGACGCCGGCGCCGTCGGCATCGACCTCATGCAAGTTACCGACGTCCCCGACTGGCAAGCGGTCGCCCGCGACTATCTCGGTCCCGGGTGCGCGGCCACGCTGACCGGCATGCCCGCGTTCGCGCGCGCATGGAGCGAACGCGAAGCCCGGCTCAAATGCCGCGGGCTGGCGTTGGCAGAATGGAGCGCCAGCGATGAACCGCTGCTGTCGGCGTGCTCATGCCTGTCATTGGTGCTGCCGGACGGTTACGTGGGTAGCGTCGCCGTGCTGCCCGACTAA
- a CDS encoding sulfite exporter TauE/SafE family protein, which produces MNVALLPVFVVGLLGSVHCAGMCGGIVGALSVAPSVGRVVPVRVVARRAPVMNVFAYNTGRIGSYMVAGALAGGLAQGAQAVARLPALQAGAYWLANLMLAALGLYLMDAWRGLARLEQGGRFVWRGVQPLLRKVGPLDRPARMFVAGGLWGWLPCGMVYSVLVTAMLSGSALHGALVMLAFGLGTLPMLLGLGLLGARLRGWLASQRVRLACGILVLGFGLLGLARAAGGLPHGWVQEICIAPGAGA; this is translated from the coding sequence ATGAACGTCGCGCTCCTTCCCGTGTTTGTCGTGGGCCTGCTGGGCAGCGTCCACTGCGCCGGCATGTGCGGCGGGATCGTGGGCGCGCTGTCGGTGGCGCCTTCCGTCGGACGAGTCGTGCCCGTGCGCGTCGTCGCCAGGCGGGCGCCGGTCATGAATGTCTTCGCCTACAACACGGGGCGCATCGGCAGCTACATGGTGGCCGGTGCATTGGCTGGCGGCCTCGCCCAAGGCGCGCAGGCGGTGGCAAGACTGCCGGCGCTGCAGGCGGGCGCGTACTGGCTCGCGAACCTGATGCTGGCCGCGCTGGGCCTGTACCTGATGGATGCGTGGCGCGGCCTCGCGCGGCTGGAGCAGGGCGGCCGCTTCGTGTGGCGCGGCGTGCAGCCGCTGTTGAGAAAAGTCGGCCCGCTGGACCGGCCCGCGCGCATGTTCGTCGCCGGCGGCCTGTGGGGCTGGCTGCCGTGCGGGATGGTCTACAGCGTCCTCGTCACGGCGATGCTGAGCGGTTCCGCGCTCCACGGCGCACTCGTGATGCTGGCCTTCGGCCTCGGCACCCTGCCGATGCTGCTGGGCCTGGGCCTGCTGGGCGCGCGCCTGCGCGGCTGGCTCGCGAGCCAGCGCGTGCGGCTCGCGTGCGGCATCCTCGTGCTGGGCTTCGGCCTGCTGGGACTCGCGCGCGCGGCGGGCGGCCTGCCGCACGGCTGGGTGCAGGAGATCTGCATCGCGCCCGGAGCCGGCGCATGA
- a CDS encoding Pls/PosA family non-ribosomal peptide synthetase has translation MNDISPLTRHPDVLYGPHQPELLRDEILADLLEASAARAPDQPALIAGDRRLTYRELDALASLAASRLIDAGIRPGHIVGLWMPRGIDLLVMQAAIAKAGAAWLPVDEDTPVERLLVCMEDAGSPALVSSERMRDRLGTVTQPIHTAEALLAPAPEGYALRRRGKVDGDAPAYVIYTSGSTGKPKGILIDQRSICHFLRSENEVLGVKATDRVYQGFSVAFDMSFEEIWISYLVGATLWIGPKETAGDPEALPRLLSEHGVTVLHAVPTLLALFADDVPSLRIINLGGEMCPETVVERFSKPGRQMFNTYGPTEATVSASLARLEPGRLITIGTPLPNYGLLVISTETDKGLQLLPRGDTGELCIIGPGLSAGYLGRPDLTAEKFLANPWSAGPDDPRLYRTGDLARIEPDGQVVCLGRTDDQVKIRGFRVELGEIEAQLAQQDGIGTTAVLLRKDDGIDRLVAYLVPAAGATPEQLAPATLRRALSEKLPPYMVPSRFEPLSVMPRLTSGKIDRKALKAMALSAPLPSDPAESDVAETLGEEALFAALEKLFPGQPIRRELDFFTDLGGHSFFAARLATALRADPRFAHVTVRDIYTHRQIGAIASGLDQAAGTAAVEQDWTPPSEARRWLCGVAQLATVPVLITLRMAQWLAPFFTYHFFTGDPGDSVTRAIAASIGVFLLATLLEFVFAIGGKWLVAGRLKPGVYPLWGATYFRWWLADRLVEAAPTYLLAGSSLYGWYLRLLGAKIGQDVVIGSLTIRAPDLLDIGDNVSIGNAVNFENGRVERGRLILGRIALDDDACVSSYAILEGNTKVGRRGHLEGQSALQDGASVPDGRVWSGSPARDADAFDPSTLPPRPHVSRARLAGEALFFVFGMLLVATLFFMPVFPSFVLIDWFDERGTLPILAQNSIQGQLLRYFVLALPASAVLIALTMLVSAAIRWGFLPRMTPGRSAVHSNAYCKKWLVSHIQESSLNVLHGIYATVFAPFWYRLLGAKVGRDAEISTALGVVPDMLTLGDETFIADAVMLGDEQIDGGWMTMEATVVSNRSFVGNGSYIPDGTVLPEGVLVGVHTHAPANERMTGGDTWLGSPPIHLPAREQVSGYPEHLTYRPSPARRLGRALVEAFRIVAPHAVVIAVGYTVVLDLMPIAGAGRWGEVIWDLALISLAYGIGNYLFVLAFKWLLLGRYKKRAEPMWTPFVWLSEGVTNMYEGIAVPNFMRYLRGTPWLPLAFSLLGCRIGRGVYMDTTDITEFDCVTIGDHSELNALSCPQTHLFEDRVMKIDHVDIGSKVYLGPRSAVLYSAKVGDNARIGPLTLVMKGEHIPAATAWNGLPAAPQRV, from the coding sequence ATGAACGATATCTCTCCTCTGACACGGCACCCCGATGTCCTCTACGGCCCGCACCAGCCCGAACTGTTGCGCGACGAGATCCTGGCCGACCTGCTCGAAGCAAGCGCAGCGCGCGCACCGGACCAGCCGGCCCTCATCGCCGGCGACCGCCGCCTGACCTATCGCGAGCTCGACGCCCTTGCCAGCCTCGCTGCGTCGCGCCTGATCGACGCGGGCATCCGGCCCGGCCACATCGTCGGCCTGTGGATGCCGCGCGGGATCGACCTGCTCGTCATGCAGGCGGCGATCGCGAAGGCCGGCGCCGCCTGGCTGCCGGTCGACGAGGACACGCCCGTCGAGCGCCTCCTCGTGTGCATGGAAGACGCCGGCTCGCCCGCCCTCGTGAGCAGCGAGCGCATGCGCGACCGGCTCGGCACCGTCACGCAACCGATCCACACCGCCGAAGCCCTGCTGGCGCCCGCGCCCGAAGGCTATGCACTGCGCCGGCGCGGGAAGGTCGACGGCGACGCCCCCGCCTACGTCATCTACACGTCGGGCTCGACGGGCAAGCCGAAAGGCATCCTCATCGACCAACGCAGCATCTGCCACTTCCTGCGCAGCGAGAACGAAGTGCTGGGCGTGAAGGCTACCGACCGCGTCTACCAGGGCTTTTCGGTTGCCTTCGACATGTCGTTCGAGGAAATCTGGATTTCCTACCTCGTCGGCGCCACCCTGTGGATCGGCCCGAAGGAGACGGCCGGCGATCCGGAGGCGCTGCCGCGTCTGCTATCCGAACATGGCGTCACCGTGCTGCACGCCGTGCCGACCCTGCTCGCGCTGTTCGCGGACGACGTGCCCAGCCTGCGCATCATCAACCTGGGCGGAGAAATGTGTCCGGAGACGGTGGTCGAGCGCTTTTCGAAGCCGGGCCGGCAGATGTTCAACACCTATGGCCCCACGGAAGCGACCGTGTCGGCCAGCCTCGCGCGCCTGGAGCCGGGGCGTTTGATCACGATCGGCACGCCGCTGCCGAACTATGGTCTTCTGGTCATTTCGACCGAGACCGATAAGGGCTTGCAACTGCTGCCGCGCGGCGACACGGGCGAGCTGTGCATCATCGGCCCGGGCCTGTCGGCCGGTTACCTCGGCCGTCCCGACCTGACGGCCGAGAAATTCCTCGCGAACCCGTGGAGCGCGGGCCCGGACGATCCGCGCCTGTACCGCACGGGCGACCTCGCGCGGATCGAACCGGATGGCCAGGTCGTTTGCCTGGGCCGCACGGACGACCAGGTCAAGATCCGGGGCTTTCGCGTCGAACTGGGCGAGATCGAAGCCCAGCTCGCGCAGCAGGATGGCATCGGCACGACGGCCGTGTTGCTGCGCAAGGACGACGGCATCGACCGCCTCGTCGCCTACCTCGTCCCGGCCGCCGGCGCGACGCCTGAACAGCTCGCACCAGCCACCTTGCGCCGGGCGCTATCGGAAAAACTGCCGCCGTACATGGTGCCGAGCCGCTTCGAACCATTGTCCGTGATGCCGCGCCTGACGTCCGGCAAGATCGACAGGAAAGCCCTGAAGGCGATGGCCTTGTCGGCCCCGCTGCCGAGCGACCCGGCCGAATCGGACGTGGCGGAAACGCTGGGCGAGGAAGCGCTGTTCGCCGCGTTGGAAAAATTGTTCCCCGGTCAGCCGATCCGGCGCGAACTGGATTTCTTCACCGACCTGGGCGGTCACTCGTTCTTCGCCGCCCGCCTCGCCACTGCCCTGCGCGCCGACCCGCGCTTCGCCCATGTCACGGTGCGCGACATTTATACGCACCGGCAGATCGGCGCCATCGCGTCGGGCCTGGACCAGGCCGCCGGCACGGCTGCGGTCGAGCAGGACTGGACGCCGCCGTCGGAAGCGCGCCGCTGGCTGTGCGGCGTCGCCCAGCTGGCGACCGTGCCCGTGCTGATCACGCTGCGCATGGCCCAGTGGCTGGCGCCGTTCTTCACGTATCACTTCTTCACGGGCGACCCGGGCGACTCCGTGACGCGCGCCATCGCCGCGTCCATCGGTGTGTTCCTGCTCGCGACACTGCTGGAGTTCGTGTTCGCCATCGGCGGAAAGTGGCTCGTCGCGGGCCGCTTGAAGCCCGGCGTGTACCCGCTGTGGGGCGCGACCTACTTCCGCTGGTGGCTGGCCGACCGCCTCGTCGAGGCCGCGCCGACCTACCTGCTGGCCGGCTCGTCGTTGTACGGCTGGTATCTCCGCCTGCTCGGCGCGAAGATCGGGCAGGACGTCGTGATCGGCTCGCTGACGATCCGCGCCCCCGACCTGCTCGATATCGGCGACAACGTCAGCATCGGCAATGCCGTCAACTTCGAGAACGGGCGCGTGGAACGGGGCCGGCTGATCCTCGGCCGCATCGCGCTGGACGACGACGCGTGCGTGTCGTCGTACGCGATCCTGGAAGGCAATACCAAGGTGGGCCGGCGCGGCCACCTGGAGGGCCAGTCCGCGCTGCAGGATGGCGCGAGCGTGCCTGACGGCCGCGTCTGGAGCGGCTCGCCCGCGCGCGACGCCGACGCGTTCGACCCGTCGACCCTGCCGCCGCGCCCGCACGTCAGCCGCGCCCGCCTCGCCGGCGAGGCCCTGTTCTTCGTGTTCGGCATGCTGCTCGTCGCCACGCTGTTCTTCATGCCCGTCTTCCCCAGCTTCGTGCTGATCGACTGGTTCGACGAACGCGGTACGTTACCGATCCTCGCGCAGAACTCGATCCAGGGCCAGCTGCTGCGCTATTTCGTGCTGGCGCTGCCCGCGTCCGCCGTGCTGATCGCGCTGACGATGCTCGTCTCGGCCGCCATCCGCTGGGGCTTCCTGCCGCGCATGACGCCGGGCCGCTCGGCCGTGCACAGCAACGCGTACTGCAAGAAATGGCTCGTGAGCCATATCCAGGAATCGAGCCTGAACGTCCTGCACGGTATCTACGCGACCGTGTTCGCGCCGTTCTGGTATCGCCTGCTGGGCGCGAAGGTCGGCCGCGACGCCGAGATCTCGACGGCGCTGGGCGTCGTCCCCGACATGCTGACCCTGGGCGACGAGACCTTCATCGCGGACGCCGTTATGCTGGGCGACGAGCAGATCGACGGCGGCTGGATGACGATGGAAGCGACTGTCGTCTCCAACCGCAGCTTCGTCGGCAACGGCAGCTACATCCCGGACGGCACGGTGCTGCCGGAAGGCGTCCTCGTGGGCGTGCACACGCATGCGCCCGCGAACGAGCGCATGACGGGCGGCGACACGTGGCTCGGCTCGCCGCCGATCCACCTGCCCGCGCGCGAACAGGTCAGCGGCTATCCGGAACACCTGACCTACCGCCCGTCGCCGGCGCGCCGCCTGGGCCGCGCGCTCGTGGAAGCCTTCCGCATCGTCGCGCCGCACGCGGTCGTCATCGCCGTCGGCTACACGGTCGTGCTGGACCTGATGCCGATCGCCGGCGCCGGCCGCTGGGGCGAAGTGATCTGGGACCTCGCCCTCATCAGCCTCGCCTACGGCATCGGCAACTACCTGTTCGTGCTCGCGTTCAAATGGCTGCTGCTGGGCCGTTACAAGAAGCGGGCCGAGCCGATGTGGACGCCGTTCGTGTGGCTGTCCGAAGGCGTCACGAACATGTACGAAGGCATCGCCGTACCGAACTTCATGCGCTACCTGCGCGGCACGCCCTGGCTGCCGCTCGCGTTCAGCCTGCTGGGCTGCCGCATCGGCCGCGGCGTCTACATGGACACGACGGACATCACGGAATTCGACTGCGTGACGATCGGCGACCACAGCGAGCTGAACGCGCTGTCCTGCCCGCAGACCCACCTGTTCGAGGACCGCGTGATGAAGATCGATCATGTCGACATCGGCAGCAAGGTGTACCTGGGCCCGCGCAGCGCCGTGCTGTACAGCGCGAAGGTCGGGGACAATGCCCGCATCGGCCCGCTGACCCTCGTCATGAAGGGCGAGCACATTCCGGCCGCGACCGCGTGGAACGGGTTGCCGGCGGCGCCGCAGCGGGTGTGA